From the genome of Aspergillus oryzae RIB40 DNA, chromosome 4:
ATCATCTCATCTCAGCTCCAACGCATCCTTCCCCGTTGTTCTGCTTGCCGCGAGTCTAGTTCgcctcccctcccctccctctcctaTTGCTGGTTCCTCGGGTATCTGTCTGAGGTATAGTCAATTATAACTTGATTGTTAGGAAGTGTCCTGCATCAGGTTGGTGTCtctcactctcctctccttAATCAATCGCGCATCTCCCAACTGATGAGTCCTTCAGGCCTCCACAGGACTACCAGCGCCAAGCTTTAGCCGACGATTTTCAATCCTAACTCACGGTCACCGGCCTGGAAGATAGGATGGCTGCATAGACGGGTGAAAAAAGCCCCATCATCTTGGTTCCCCCGTCTTACATCGTATGGCTCCCATTGAGGCAACGCGTGGCTGAATAGTCCAGGCGACTTCCCGACGTGCCTAGACATGATGAACCCTCATCTGCCCGCGATGCCCCATGGGCAGCCACCCATGCCTACTCCCCGGCGGCAGCAGGACATTCCTTACTCTACAGGCCCCCCCAATATGCGCTCTCCTCCCGCGTACATGGGATATCCTCACATGAACGGCCATCTTCCCCCCGCTTATACACAGCAATATCCTCACTGGTTCCCTCCTTACCCTCAAATGCAGCCGCATCCACGCCCATTTCAGCCGCCGTATGCACCGATGTATGTCTCCACCtatcctcctcaacctgCTATGGCTCCGGCTCCTATCCCACCCCCATCGCTCCCCATGCACGCCAGGACTTCAACTCCACTCCAGTCCACTATGTCTCCTGTTGGACCAGCGCCCGCTCCGATAAATATGCCAATGCAATCTCCTGCCGTCCTTCCCATCCACCCCACGACTAGCCCTATTATGTCTTCGCCTTCCGCTTCAGCCCCCGAGAATGCTCCCACGGTTGCTCCCACGGTTTCCACCCCCGTCAAGCCTTTCCGTGCGCCGGTAAGCTTTTTGAAGCGCCTCCTATAGCATAGTCCTCAATTTCTGACCAACATTTTCAGCTCCCTTGGCTCTCTGTTCCAGACCGTCCGTTCCCCGCCAGAGTTTCCCGCAGACGCCGAAAAAGCCGCGCCCTTCAGTCTTCTGTTTCGGTTGAACTGCTGGCAAAGGACACCCAGCAGGACGGCCATGATGGAAGACAAGGTGCGACGAAGTATGTAGAGCCGCATACTCAGACTCCGTCCGAACCTCAAACACCAACACTGTCTGTTGCACCATCGGTCGCGAATTCCACACAGCCCACCACCCCGGCTTCGGCTGTTCAATCTTCTGTCCGTCCTCAGTCGCAATCCAAAGGATCAAAGCCAGCAATTCCTGTAGTTCCTGTTGTCCCCGTTGTCCCGGGTCCTGGCGCTCCGCGACAGGAAACGAAAGATGATGCCAGCCGCTCGTCAGAAACACGAAAATCGCCCGGAGCAGTTGCCAATATCGCAAGTAGGACAGCTGAAGATACTTCTACCGAGCGCCCAATAGAACAGGGAGAGAGTACTACTTCGGAAGGTTCACCGAAACCACCCTCCCCTGTTCGTACAGCTCCAAAGTCCTGGGCGGACCTAGTTCGAGCCAAGAATCAATCGAAAAGTGCAGGCGTCACCGGTGCCTCATCTGCTGTATCAAACGGCGTGGTAAAACATAAGAGTGAATCTCTTGCAGATGTATTGGTGAACATGGGAGATGATGTCTCCCAGTATAGCGACAAGACTGCGTTTCTTGAGCCCAGGGGACTTGTGAATACCGGGAATATGTGCTATATGAACTCTGTATGTTACGACAATTACTGCAAACGTGTGAAAGCTCACTGACTTTTTGGACACAACAGGTTCTCCAAATTTTGGTTTCTTGTGTACCTTTTTATCAGTTCTTGGATCATATTGGCCGGCGAGCATCACATAGTTTCCAGAGTGACTTCCCAATGATTGATGCTTTGTTAGTATCACTATATTTGTTTGCCCGAGGATTGATACTAACTTGTAATTTGCTAGGATTATGTTTATGAAAGAGTTTCGTGTTATTGACGCTGCTCATTCTGAGGAACAGTTGAGGTTAAGGTTGAAACCCAATGAACTTGAGCAATATGGAGATGCGTTTATCCCAGAATTTGTTTATCAGGTGATTCGGCAGTTGCCACGCTTTCGAGACATGCGCGTACGCTCTTCCTTATTAATTCAGCCAATATATGCTCAGTTGACTAATTATCCAAACATACAGCGAGGACATCAACAAGATGCTCAAGAGTTCTTGGGCTTCCTTTTGGAGGAAATGCACGAAGAATGTGCTCGTGCCGCAAAGGATGCGCCATCGACGAAGACTGATGGTGCAGCATCTCTGAGCGAAGAGCCATCTGCAGCTGATGACGAGTCTGGTGATGGGTGGTTAGAGGTTGGTCATAAGCAGAAACCTGCGGTTACAAGATCTTCTGGTCACATGTCTTATGAATCACCTATCATGAGGATATTCGGTGGGCAAATCCGGTCTGAATTCAAAGTACCTGGGAACAAGACTTCTGTAACCTTGGAGCCTTACCAACCCTTACAGTTGGATATTGGTTCACCTGAGATCAATAACATTGTCGATGCTCTCAAGGGGCTGACAAAACCGGAGAGTATTCAAGGAGATTTCAACTCCTCGCGCGGCCCGAATGTCACAGCAACGAAACAGATCTTCATTGAGAATCTACCACCCGTTCTTATTCTTCACCTCAAACGCTTCCAGTACGATAGCGTTACCAGAGGGACCCAAAAAATCTGGAAGAAAGTTGGATATCCTCTTGACTTGGAGATCCCTCGCGAAGTATTACCTCCTAACAGGCGCAATATCATGATGGCCCAGGGTGGACTGCCCAAGTACCGACTCATTGGCGTCATCTACCACCACGGCAAGAACGCAAGTGGTGGCCATTATACTGTCGATGTCCGTCGCCAAGATGGTCGTGAATGGATTCGCCTTGATGACACTGTCATTCGCCGTGTCAGAAGCGAGGATGTTGCGGAAGCCGGTGGCGAAGAAGACCCCAAGGTGCTTGCGGCAGCCCTTGAACAGCATAAGCGCGACACCAACACGAATATCTATGAGCAAATTGATGATTTGGACCAGTCTGATAATGAGAGAGGTTGGAGTCAGGTCAATGGAACAGGCTCCGGTAATCACACAAGCAAAAAATCCACTTCAGCAGTTACCAATGGAGCTCCAGCGACGTCTAAAGCACCTTCCGGGACTAGGACTCCAATTGGACGATACGGGTCCAAGGACAATAAGGTTGCATACCTGCTGTTCTACGAGCGCATTGCATGATTTATGAGGAGCGCATAGGAGGAAATCTCGACAATCTCTTACTAAAAGATAAAAGCAAAAGGCCACTTTCAAGGAATTCTCGACCTAAATACACTGCTCCTACCTTATTATCTGCTGTAGCAGATTGTTCTACGTTTGATTATACCAATTATGCCTGATGGCACTCTCCATTTGGTATGGATTATCACTCATCAGAGTATCTCAGTTGACATTTTGTGTCGGTTGCTTGTTGTAGCGATCTCGGCGACCGACTACTTGTCCGAAACCACACACGCTTACAAAGATGACCGACCACTAAAGGGCCTAAAGCCTGTCATCATTGGTAATTCGGATCATCTTTGCAGCTTTTCAACTGATTGCTtaattttgtttttctttttgtaccccccccctctttcttGCTGCCTAGTGTTTTGCAACTTAAGCTGAACgtcctccacttcctcttgcatcttcttccaattCTGTATGTGATGATATTCCCACCTACCGattcatcttccttgttctgcttgaGTCTGTAATTGCGGTGTTGTATCTGGTGGAATGTTGCGCTGATATATACCCAATTTCCTCGCATAGCCCTTGGTTTGCTTCTCGGATGCACGTGGGTTTCTGACGTGTGGGCGTGGGATGGGGTTATAACGACTGCATGAATTTCCTTTACAATAGACAAGTCGATCGAGGGTGGGTGGTTGTCTGATGTGATTTGACGTGGTCGGCTGCTCCGTCCGGAAACGGGAATTCGGACGATGCTGCAACGAAACAAGATCCTAGCATTTACTGGTTCTTATGGAACGAACCAACCTTGTCGATGTCTATTTGActcctttttattctttctaCTTTCCCTCCGATTTATctatctccatcatctcgCTATCATTCCTTATGTTCTTTAATGACGAGGTATGGTGGGTTCATGTTAGCGGTGAAGTGCAGGATATCATGGCGGTgtagagagagaaaaaggagggatgggatggagttTTACGATGACCAAAAGCGTTTCCCTAGGGAATATCAAGTATTATTTCTACATTCGACCCATCATAGTCGTGTCGTGATCTTCCAATGAAAAGACCTTTTTGTTATAACTGAACAAAAGTTTACTGTTCTGAGCCATTCACATACTGAGATCATGACAATATCCTAAAACTTGTTCGTCTCTGGATAATCGTAGAGGTGCTTGTCGCCAATCTATAATCGTCCAGGCACAATAGCAAGGGTCACAGTACCCATATATGATGTGGAGTACAAAATCTCCACTGTACTATATGACCTTCAAAATATACAAGAATTGTAAAAATGCACCAGAGTAGACCTCCCCTTACCCAAAGAGTGTGCGATTGGCATGTCTTGAACAATAGCAGCAACGGAATAAAGGCCCATCCATGTTGAATGTATCGGCAGATCAGTTCCCGCGGCCATCACACATCACATTGGCACTAGTGAATCAACGgctactactccgtacctcccAGCGTATTGCCGCCTGAGGTAGCCTCATTGCCAGGTTCTTGCATTACCAAGTTTACGGGTCTTTCGGGTTCTCCTTCATGTTTTGTACCTAGTTGCTGTTGATCCGTCAATTGTGCTCTTGCGACGGACCGGCCTATCTGCAACGTCGTAGACCGAGGTGCGCCGGGCCGTTTACGTCCTTGACTGTTGTCTTGTGTTGCAGTGCTGTGGGTATGCTGTACATTCGCGATCGGCACCGGCTCTGCCTCGGGCGTGGAACCAACACTGAGTGCGTGGGAAATGGTCCGCGGCAGATGATACCCCGCTTTCACCAACGGTATAGAAAGACCATGCACAACCTGTATGTCCGTTAGAAACTAGGCTCAACAAGGGTTGAAAGGTTAAGGTGCGGTTTACAATGCTGCAGATGACTAAGAACCAGACGACAACATCAACAGCCTCGGAAACCTTCTGTGCATCATCACGGACTTTGCCATCAACGATGATACCTTGTAAGAACTCTCGGCAGACCGATAGATAGAAGATGGCACCGACGCCAATGGGACCGAAAAATCCAACGAAGgctgcttgaagaaggtGCTCGATTTGGCCGATATACTTGTGCATTGCGAAGATGATCGGCATCCGGCGAACGAGAAGGATCAGGActcccaagaagatcaagcGATAGATTGGGATAATATTGTTGTTCAGGAAGGAGGACCATGGGCAGACGGCACCGAACCACATAAAGATGGCCAAATTCAAAAGCATATCAATGGTTGGTTGCAGTGAATCGTCCATCGTTTCGAGGCGGAACCAGTCACTATCGAAATCAGCATCATGACGAGCCATAGtagaaagagggaagggcCGTTACTCCTGAGTAAAAACATTACCTGCTACAAAGCAAGCCAGAAGGTCGTCTGTTCCAATCATGCCGCAGGTACCCACAATAAAAAGCTATAGTCAACGCTGCGTCAGTAATTGCTGGGTGCTTCCAGGGGTAGACTTACTTACTGCAAGGGCGATAGCAAAGACGAGGAAACTCTCGCGGTCGACATAgcgcttctcttctgccCAGTGAAGCAATTCTCTAGAAACCCAGCCGACAGTGATCC
Proteins encoded in this window:
- a CDS encoding mRNA-binding ubiquitin-specific protease UBP3 (ubiquitin-specific protease), giving the protein MSRYEIMQDKDGQNHHSENPEGQHQARRSTRVPDPSPKEREREGQSRGGASDFPTCLDMMNPHLPAMPHGQPPMPTPRRQQDIPYSTGPPNMRSPPAYMGYPHMNGHLPPAYTQQYPHWFPPYPQMQPHPRPFQPPYAPMYVSTYPPQPAMAPAPIPPPSLPMHARTSTPLQSTMSPVGPAPAPINMPMQSPAVLPIHPTTSPIMSSPSASAPENAPTVAPTVSTPVKPFRAPSSISDQHFQLPWLSVPDRPFPARVSRRRRKSRALQSSVSVELLAKDTQQDGHDGRQGATKYVEPHTQTPSEPQTPTLSVAPSVANSTQPTTPASAVQSSVRPQSQSKGSKPAIPVVPVVPVVPGPGAPRQETKDDASRSSETRKSPGAVANIASRTAEDTSTERPIEQGESTTSEGSPKPPSPVRTAPKSWADLVRAKNQSKSAGVTGASSAVSNGVVKHKSESLADVLVNMGDDVSQYSDKTAFLEPRGLVNTGNMCYMNSVLQILVSCVPFYQFLDHIGRRASHSFQSDFPMIDALIMFMKEFRVIDAAHSEEQLRLRLKPNELEQYGDAFIPEFVYQVIRQLPRFRDMRVRSSLLIQPIYAQLTNYPNIQRGHQQDAQEFLGFLLEEMHEECARAAKDAPSTKTDGAASLSEEPSAADDESGDGWLEVGHKQKPAVTRSSGHMSYESPIMRIFGGQIRSEFKVPGNKTSVTLEPYQPLQLDIGSPEINNIVDALKGLTKPESIQGDFNSSRGPNVTATKQIFIENLPPVLILHLKRFQYDSVTRGTQKIWKKVGYPLDLEIPREVLPPNRRNIMMAQGGLPKYRLIGVIYHHGKNASGGHYTVDVRRQDGREWIRLDDTVIRRVRSEDVAEAGGEEDPKVLAAALEQHKRDTNTNIYEQIDDLDQSDNERGWSQVNGTGSGNHTSKKSTSAVTNGAPATSKAPSGTRTPIGRYGSKDNKVAYLLFYERIA